The Magnolia sinica isolate HGM2019 chromosome 3, MsV1, whole genome shotgun sequence genome includes the window TTCCCAATAGTCAGCAAGCACGAGACATTATCCCGTATGCTGGGGTTGCTGACGATGAGGCGAGGGGAAATTCTGGAGTCTGGCACAGCGTGATCAAACCGCTGGAAAGCTGCCGGAAACAGTCCCGTCTGCAGTCCGTTGAGATGGAGATCTGATAAAGATGTACCAAATTGAGCATGCCTGGCTCCCTGTATGCCTGCAGGAGTGTTGTCAAAAGGATAACACAAGGGGCTGCTGGGCCCAAGGGGGTTGCTGGAAAACGTTGGCGTGGGAAGTTGGCTGTCGAGGGGGAAATCAGCGTGCTGTGGGAGACGCATCTTCTTCCTTGGTGGTGAGAAGGGTGACAGATGGATGGTCGGCATGTTCGAAACCAATTCGACCAGCCATGGGCTGACACGTTTTACATTCTGCAGCAAATCAGGTTCATCCCACGTGACCTGTGGTAGAGTTTCCAAAATAGGAAAGTTCAGAGACTGAAATGATCACAACATTCCAAGAAGGTCACTCCAAATGCTAAACCTACATACTAGAATCTCATATGCTAGCGATTAATGAGAGAACTTCAGTGGATCACAAGATTTCTTGTCTCAAGTGGTGAAATTGCAAGATATTCTTGAAagcaataaaaggaaaaaaagaaagacaaagaACTGACAATATCCACAAAACATTCACAGAAAATGATCTGAAATTCGAAAGGTCAGAGAATGTTATTTGAGCAATCAATTTGGCATGCTCAAGTTAAGCAAAGTAAAGCACGAATTTCAGTTATGACACTAAAACTGCACAGCACCTCGATAGATAATCACCATTAAATCGTGAAGATCATAATCTAAACTGATGCAATGTTCTTTTTAGGTGGTTTGTGGAACAATCGAACCTATCGCAGACTATAAAAgaaacttcatttttttcaaaaattgccGTGTAGATGGAACCTGAAGTGTTTCTGTTCTCTTGTTTCTTGGTGTGATTTTATCAATTTAAACAGTGAATTTTCctctatttttatatttatacGAACTGATTATTTTATGCACCCAATATATGGACATGTCTAGGTGCAAGGGAGGGATATCTTTTCCTTAAGGCTGCATTTGGTGATGTTCCCCCAGGTAATACTGCAGTAGGAACATCCCTCTGGCATGCTTCCTTATTGCATCGGTATTCAGAATTGCCTCATTATGCAGACTGATGGCCAGTTGTTTCGGAAaatctttagggcctgtttggtagacacctaaaaaatgGGTTCGTCTCATTTTAGATAATCATAATCATgcattagagatcatgattgttgACTTGTAATCCTTGGCAAAAAGAATttgatctctaatatataataatgatagactaaaatgagatgaactcacttttaggtgtctaccaaacaggccctggaCTTTGTTAAAATTTCCTTACCAATGTTCTCCTACTCTTGGGATCACTACAAGATGAGGGCGCAAGTTTGAAGGCAATGATCCCAAGCTTCAGGGGTCATTCCTAATAGGGGTAGTACCCAGTGGAACATCCCCACATGTAGCAGAACTACATAGGCAACATGAAGCACCTCTTCCAAGGCCCTTTCCACTGACAAATTGTGGACACAGGTTTTAAGTTTCAATACATAGTTACCATAAGTGGTAAGAGGGTAGAAATAGTTACCATAAGTGGTAAGAGAGGGTAGAAAAACAAACTCAAGCATTTCAGAATGGAGGAGGTGCTTCATGTTGACTCGAGCATCATATAACTCTAGGAAAAATACTTAATTCCCACTGTACCTAGGATCACATGGTATGTTACGGGTACAATGGGCACGATTCTGCAAGTTGGAAATTTGATATATAGAAATTGTGCTAAAAAAAGTTCACTCACCCCCTCCTACAAAATTAATAACACATTAGTGAGAATATTGAAACCATAAAAATAATACATGCACcccaagggcatgtttggatacatggtatccaagggaaaagaaaggaaaaaaacaataaTTGTCTAATGCTGATTTCCATGAGAACTATtaaaacatggattccaattCTGATTTCTTGTTCAAGTAGCAAGTGCAAATTTCATATTCCTCTCACACACTACTCAGTTCCTCGtgcatggtgtgctgtaaaggtaacggtggcaaccgttacacattacggggtcgtaacagccgtaacagctgttatggaaaaaaataaccTCTAGTCGCCATTAACGGCCCGTTATGCCCCCTGTAAAGGTCGTAACAGTCCCGTAATGGTCTGTTACAGGACATATAGGTTTTtcggatttatttatttttcaaagttGCAGGGCCGGtataggtttttttttatatatatttaataaagaaagagagaccgtaacagcCACTATGggggtcgtaacagccgttacaatcCATATCGTAAAcataacagtggtggccgttatggccactgtGGCCACCGTTAACGTTACGGAATGCCATGTCCTTGTGCCAAGAATCCAAATTGTGGAAAAGTGTAATAATCACTTGGCAGAATCCACCCTTTTCTATGCCTATCCAAACAACATAAATCATCATATGAAAGAAAATCCCTTTCCTTTTCCAGTGTTTagcatggaatccatggtttccaaacatggcccaAAAGGGTAAACACTAGTAGGTTAGCCAGAGTAATAAAAGGAAACAAGAAATCAGTCGGCATCTAATACTGGTTAGCCAGCCCAGCTGAAAATAATTACGCCACATTCTTGAGCAGCCAAGAACTTCAAAAGGGTGCACTAGATTGTTCCAAGGCACAACCCAAGAAATGAACCATCCACCTTGGGCTGGCATTCAACTGATCTGTCTAAAAACTTCttcgaaaaagaagaaaatcacttgtccaaaaagaaaatgaataaagGATATGATTCAAGCTTCCTGAGAAGATTAGAAATTTGAGTCACTGGGTTGCAGGCTCACAGCAAAAATGAACCCGCTTCACGAAAAACCAGAGATTACAAGACATTCACTCCATGAATGGAACAGTAAATGAAATTCCCAAAAGATGAAGATCAGAAGCATGGAATCCATGGGCTGAAGCATTAATGAACCCACAACACATGAACCAAAGTGACCAAAAACTCCAAATTTGTGAAGCCAAAGATGAAATTCCTGAAAGATGGCAGTCATTTTTTTGGATTTGTAGGCTTGAGCTTGaagccaagacctcaatgttgaaacaaacCCCATCTACCATTGGACATTGCATCCATGGTATCCAGAAATTATCGCCCATACTGTAAATAGTTCCAGAAATAATCGATAGAGACAAAGGGGTACCTGAAGAAGCCTCCAAGGGGAATTAGGCCAACGGTTTGGGTCTGCAACCTGAACAGATGATATGGTCCCCATAAACCAACTAATCCGAGAAGAATCCTCAGTCTCGAAAGCCATCTTAAACCTCATCCCCGAATACCACTGGATCCTCATTGCAGCTGTCACTGATGCAGCCTTCACGCAAAACTCCGGGGTGCTCGCACGTGGGTAGTAAACAACCTCAAAAGGCTGCCCGTTTGCAGCAAGAGTTGCTGCCTCAACGACAGATTCGGCCCTCACTCTGGCCCTTGACCTATAATCCCCACCAGAGTTTGAATTGCCACCACTACCAGTGCTCATCAGCTTGCCTTCATCTTCCCTCAAAAATGCTGAGAACCCCCTGTAAGGCGAGATGCAATTTCCAGCAGCTGGGTTCCACCCTGACACCGGCTCTGACCCACAGCCGACTCCTCTCTTCGCCCGTCGGATACCAACACAAAGATCTCCATTCTCCGTCCTTAAGAACACAATCGAATCCCCAGCAACGAGCTTCTTCTGGTTCACGAAAGTGCTCCACCCAGTTGTCAGGAGATGCCGTCGCGGTGTCCCTCTATAAATATGCCGGAACTTCCAAATTTCACCATGCACATCCCTGGCAAGGATGGTCTGGACTGGTGGGTCTGCTGTATAGTCCAAACGGGGGAAGATAGTCTCTGCACAGTAACGGGGAACCGAGAATCCCCCACCATTGTTGGCATCTGACTGCGTGAGCGTCTTGGCAAACGACGCTGGCTTCTCTGGGACATCCGATCCATTGACACCGAGGGGGCCATCATCTTCAGCAAAATTGGCCTCACTGTTTCGCAGTGGAACCAACCGGATCTTTGCATAAACCTCATCCGTCTCAGGGTCCGCCATGAATTTCACATCAGCGACCTTGCAGAGGACATAAGCAGGGACCCGCGGGCAATTAGCGAAGTCCACGATCCCTTGTGCATGCTCCGCATGGCCCTGCGGGAAATAGAAGACCTTGGAGTTAACCGGTGGCATCTGGACCATTCCTCCTGCACAAGCATGCCAGAGCTGGGAATCCAAGCATTTCTCCATCTCCTTCATCGGTTCTTTCGATGATGAATCCGTAAACGTGGTCACCACAGCAAAAGATGGTTTGAGAAATCAAACAGACTTGAAAACATAAAACTCCGAGTCCTTCTCTGCCTCTCTTTTACTGCAGTTCTTGGGACATGCTGAAATCAAAGAACAGGGATACAAAAACAACTTCAATAAGAAAGAGAAATTGTTGAATTCggatgagaaaaagaaaagagatgatCAAGAAGAGGAGACATCTCTTAGATTTCTCTTAGCTCCCTCTCTCTCCTAAATCAAACAGGCTTCAAATAGTTATAATAAAAATTACCCACTTCTTATCTTGGTATCTACTTCTCAGAAAATGCTGTGGTTAAACAAAATCACCGACTTCAGACCCAccccacccccccaaaaaaaaaaaaaaaatcacaaaacccAAATCCTCTCTCAAAATCTATTTCTCAGAAAATGCAGTATGAGATCGAATTTTAAAAAATGGCACAAAATCAGAGAAGGAAAATATCCAAATTCCTTTCATGAAAACTACTTCTCAAAAATGCAGAAATAAAAATTaccaaaaagagagagaaatccaaatggcaaaaaaaggaaacaaaaccTACTTCCTTGCTTAAAATCTACTTCCCAAAAAATTTGCAGAAATCAAACaaaattacccaaaaaaaaaaaaacgattccTTTTTTCAAACCTTCATCTCGAAAAGGGCAGTCCCAAAACAAACAaccaaaaaactttttttttttaaaaaaaaggaaaaagaaagaaaacccacTTCAACTGCACAGAGAAATCATCAAAttcaaatagaaaaatagaaagaagacTAGAAATTTCCCGCACCTTTCGAAAGATGCTTCCCTCTCTCTGACCAGAATTCAATCTGATTTTCAGCAGAAACAGAGCTGAAACGGATCGAAATCGCCCCCAAACATCTCTCAAAGCTTCCTCAAATCTTCAAGAAAAACCTAAAACTCCAAAATCACAAAGCTTGTTTTCAGCAAAGATCTTCGACATGCTCAGACAGATAAAACCCtagctcttcttcttctcagTCTCTGAAAAAAAATCTCTCAAAAGCAACTTCTACATAAGAGAGATTTCCATGGGGTTTTGAAGAGAAAATCCCTCTCTTCAGATCTGAagaaactctctccctctctctctctgaaaaacCTCAAAAAGAGACAgagaatataaataaaaaataaaaaaagagaaagagaatttttatttattgtttattaaataaataaatatatataggaAACTTGTGAAATGATCCTGACCTGAGGAGGAGACTGCACCAATGAAAGGAGAGTACGATCCGTACCCTACCTCTCTCCCGCACGGGTACCAATGTGGCATGTACGGATGAGATCCGAGTGGTTCATCTGGTGGGGTACCTCTTCATCTTCACAATGCACAGGGACTAGATCTATTcagaaattctggtgggccatacctaagCTTAAGAAATGGACGGTGGAAAATTTTCACCACCGGCTTCCATGACTTCTGAGTCAAACGACAGCATACTTATTGgatcccacctgatgaacgacTCATAAGGCTGTCCACGATCCACAGAATGgctgtgatccagaccatcaattcAGTAGGTCCTATGGTGGACGGACAAGACACGGTTTGTAAACCGACGGGCAGGACAATCCCACGGATCCGATCGGTGGGCTTTCTCCCGTAAATGCCAAAGGTTGCAAATTTTCCTCTCTGCCGTGCAAGTATATTTCCtcgatccaatggttgagatcatcCAGATGGTGATATCATTTTAACATGGTCCatccaaagtgggacccacctaatgaaatGCAGAACCATGGAAATCAGGGCATCGGGGCCACTATTTTAGGAGGCTATAGTCAGGATGAGCACCTGTGCGTCGTACACCCTAATGCATAATATTGTTTATTTACAGATTGGACTGATTTTGCACTGACACACGAGCGGGAGAGTCCTAGCTGTGATTTTCTGAGATACTACAAGCCAAAGCAGACGTCGTCTGATCTAATCCTTTGGCAATTTCTCGTCATCTTCTGTGCAATATATCGTTACGGGGTATATTGGTTGGAAATCCTAAAATATCGGCCGGTTCGAATACAGTATTCCGTAAATCAATCCGAACCGTGTGATCTAATCCGTTGGGATAGCTACTACCGCACACGTGTCACTTGCTGAAAACCGAACACCGAGTTGGCCGCAACCAGGGTTAATcccagctctgtgggcccaccatgatctttgtGCTACTAACTCCATCATTCCGTTTTTGACAGCTCGTTTTAGAACATGAGCAGATtcaaaacacaggtgggccacaccacaggaaacagtggcgatccTGGGTCCACTGCGaaatttatatgccatccaaacctttcattAGGTAATTCCCCATCAGGATAGCCTGATCCGAAATTTCAACGGTGGCTTATTAATCCtcgttattttctatggtgtggatcTGTCTCATGTTGAGCTAGCGAAAGAGATAAATGGAGAGGTGGGCCACGGAACTTCGGCTACAAGGGATTCCTGCAAGGCAAGTTGCGTCGAGAAACGCTCCGTGTCTTCCGTCCATCACGTGTCATTAATGACCACGGTCCACCCATCGATCCGTTAGGATCATACTTCCAGTGTGAATTTtggtacggtgggccccacagtccgaAGTACATGCCACGTGTATTGGCAACCCAGCGATTTTCTCACACAATGCGGTTTGGCGAGTGACGCCGCCACCAGCCAGgtcgctagtggtcggtgctatgtggacccaccatgatatatgtgttttatccgcgccgtccatccattttttaaagataattttagggcttgatcccaaacttgagatggatctaaatctcaggtggaacacaccataggaaaacagttgtgattgaatgtccaccattaaaaacccctAGAGATACTGTAatagttatttgacatctaacccgttgattatgtcatacggacttggatgaagggaatatatatatatatatatatgagacatGCTCccttgcgcacctacgcacgtgcgcacctttgtacacgtgtcatgggtgtctaatctgaacagtccacgtgatgcggaatcccatgaaaccccttgtaaaaaattttcaccctgatctaaaattctggtgggccatagcaaagagaaatgcaaatcaaaggaggaaactgttttcatttttcatggcccatcaaagttttagatcaaagtaa containing:
- the LOC131240347 gene encoding auxin response factor 18-like, which produces MKEMEKCLDSQLWHACAGGMVQMPPVNSKVFYFPQGHAEHAQGIVDFANCPRVPAYVLCKVADVKFMADPETDEVYAKIRLVPLRNSEANFAEDDGPLGVNGSDVPEKPASFAKTLTQSDANNGGGFSVPRYCAETIFPRLDYTADPPVQTILARDVHGEIWKFRHIYRGTPRRHLLTTGWSTFVNQKKLVAGDSIVFLRTENGDLCVGIRRAKRGVGCGSEPVSGWNPAAGNCISPYRGFSAFLREDEGKLMSTGSGGNSNSGGDYRSRARVRAESVVEAATLAANGQPFEVVYYPRASTPEFCVKAASVTAAMRIQWYSGMRFKMAFETEDSSRISWFMGTISSVQVADPNRWPNSPWRLLQVTWDEPDLLQNVKRVSPWLVELVSNMPTIHLSPFSPPRKKMRLPQHADFPLDSQLPTPTFSSNPLGPSSPLCYPFDNTPAGIQGARHAQFGTSLSDLHLNGLQTGLFPAAFQRFDHAVPDSRISPRLIVSNPSIRDNVSCLLTIGNSSQNTKKSDDGKASPLVLFGQQILTEEQISLSCSGDTVSPGRTGNSSSDGNPDKMANFSSDGPPDNSSCEGFPWFKDRRTSELGLETGHCKVFMESEDVGRTLNLSVLGSYEELYRRLANMFGIERSEMLSHVLYRDATGAIKHTGDEPFSEFMKTARRLKILMDSGSDNIGR